AGGACGATCGGTTCTTCAGCTGAGGAAGTGCTCGTCTCAGTTTTGGTTCGTCGTCCTCCGcactctctccccctctccttctccttcggAAAGATCGTTGGGACCGGACCCTTCCCCGCGCACGAGCGGGGCACGATCGTCCgagtgcgtgcgtgcgtgcgggCGGGCGTGTCGGATTCGGACAGAGGAACGGATAACGGACTGGTGGGGCCCGCCCACCCGACCGACTGGGACCCCCCGAGTTCCTTTCCTCGGACTCCGTCCGGAATCTGGATTGGCCACATCAGAACCCGTCAGCCACCAAAGGCAGTGCGCAGCGGGGGCTCGTGTACCTCTTTGACTTGAGTTAGCAAGGAGGCTCCATAGtggcaattattattattattattattattattattaatttggaCGTGAAattgaaatgggaaaaatagAAAGTTTTCGCATTTATGACGTGTACTATTGGATCGAGTGAACCTCACGCGGTTTTGGCAACTTATGCGGATTGGATTCACAAAAGTCGTCACCTTAACCTTAAACACGAGGCGTACAATTTAACTGTCGAGGCCACCTATGCAGGGCGCACAGAGTCACATACTAAGATCAATCCGGCTTCCTCAATCGTCGGTCGCATCAAGATCTCCAAATAAATCATGTCGTGAGTGCTTGATTAGgagctgcatgataacacttctgctttttAGATTTCTCTGCCGTAAGTCATCCGGCAggaaaatccatttgataaaaaccttgccgaagtaaaaatccgtttggtaaaaaaattgatttcttgtaggatttttaacttttggcaaggttttttttaccaactttgagaagtaaaaaatttttacttctccgctttagaatcactttttcgatcACACTGACCTCCGCCCGCCGGCCGCCCcgccccgccgccgcccgccgaagatttgttaataatatttcaaaagtaaaagttttcaactattactaaacgaatttctctgaTTAGAAGTCAATCcggagtaaaagtagaaaaatcaacttctgatcagaagttgatttctgataaagaagtgttaccatacgcgCTCTTAGCTATCCATGtattttttacttaattttgcaaaaaacaaaaaaaactactATAAAAACGATCTTCTCCTTCGAAACGATtgactttaaaattttaaattgtgcTGGGATTGTCTAATCTAGAAGCTTTTTAATTTATGTAGTTATATATTTGAAAACATTAATCTCCTGTCGTGCTTATCCTCAACTGGAATCCCCGTACATAGACGCCATTAATCTAAATAAAGTGGGAGGATTGAAGGATGGCAACTTGCCAGTAACAACAAAGTAAACTACTTAAAAATTGATTGTCACCAAAGTAAGCGTCTCATTAGTTCTGCATCTCGAATAGTCAGCAAGGTTCTATTGACTTAAAAAGTCATTATATTCATTCCAAACCTAGGAGGAATTTCCAAATTTCCTCGGTAAAATATGAATAACGATAACGAGTGCTCTCGAGACACTTGTTAAATATacttattaattaattatttcgacTACTCATATGTCTATCATTCTTCTGTGTAATTTcatgaatttgcaaataaatgCCATTATCAAAGATTTTTTACAGGTTAATTTCATGAAGTGTTGCTCCATCAAGAATGACTTGGGATAAATGACAagattttaaattattcattagGGGTTAGCATGGTTCCATGGTAGAACCGGAACCTAAAAGTAGACTGGTGAAGAACCTAtccaatttcaaattccaaggtatgtagggtaagtttcgggttcaaaaaattaaggaacttgTTTCGACTGGTATGTTCTAGGTATTGGTAGGTGAAACCTGGAACTTGTATATCTCTTCTCGCGGTCCTACAGTATTTCATGGCATTCGAGGAAAAGTGTATAATCCGAAACTACTAGTCCgagctttcattttttataatatttatgaCCGAGGTGTTTACTTTGTTCATGTTTCATTATTTGTGCTTAAATATGAATTGCGGTGAGTAGATTGTAGCAGtaaatgatggtcattaaaaGTAATAATTCACCGTAATCGTTCAATTAATAATACACGTGGAACCCGTATGGACTCTAAACCGACCCTAAAACCCGTAACGGGGTAGGATCCAGGTTCCAAAGCATACAAGGTAAGTTTTTGActtgaaaaaatgaggaaccggtttcgacggaaaagttccAGGTTTCCCCCATCTATATGAAACCTAAAAACGCTCACCCCTATTATTCATGTTTGTTTGGGATGTCTTAAAGAGCTTTGTCTTGATGGACTCGAAATAAGGCTCATCAAGAATAGTCCCGCATATTCCCATCACCCTTTCAAGTGGGCTTGGAATGTGCTCATGTCCTAACACACGATAGTCCATTATTGGCCTGTCCCCTCAATCGTTGGTAAAACTATCTACCCTTGGTGTCCTAATCCTTTTGATCATCTTAGTATAAATACCCCATGATTTCCCTTACCCACCTCGTAGGAAACCGACCTTCAAGTGACTCGCGATTCCTTCCGTACCACCTAGCACCCAAGTCTACTACATGcggaaataataacaaataaaaatcctgaacttattgtatttgtgctaattcagtcataaactttttaatttggctgatttaatcctaaacatattgacgacttgccaatttaatcttaaacctttcggGTGCgataaaaagaatttttataCATGGTCCTATCTCGAAAAATGATCGATGCCGACAAGATCATCACGTTAGTTATTTCCAAACAAAATTAGTagtaatgactaaattgacaaatcattaaaagatttaagactaaattggcaaatcgtaaaaaaaattaagatcaaattggtacaattgaaatatttaagttttctttttttattgaaaaatatttaaaattgaattggcacaagtataatagatttaaaaacTTATTTGGAAACGTCCACCCCTTCATGTTCCTCCTCTTACGACCTCTCTATTTCATCCCCCCTATTATGTTTTTCTATGCGACCCGGACCGGACCCTTCCACTAGGCTAAGGATCCTTGAGAGCAAACCTCCTCAGCACTTTGAGTGAATTAATGGGACACGTGTGTCACGGGCCGACAAATCTCGATCGCGGAATTAGCCCGTGCTGCGCTTGGCAAGCCGCGCCAAACCAGCCTTCCCTCATACAGTTGTTCCATAAAACGCTTAGGCAAATAGCTTTCCTGTATTGAATCATACCACATCGAGCTTAGCTCAGGTATCCTTCATATTAAGCGATAGTAGACTACATTAAGCACTACAACCGGTTTCGGCCTGTCGTGGCCTCATCGGAAGAGCGGCATTAGCTCCCGACCGGTTTGTACACGAAAGGCCAACCCCGCCTTCAGAGCTCCTAAAAATATATTCTATCTAACTTAGAACTCCAAGTACAAATTCGCCCCCGATACCACTCTCGGGGACCTAGTTGTCTTTTCCTCTCTACAACGCTCACTCCCCATGACGACACCCTAAATTTCACCCACAAGGAGACTCGAGTGCTGGAGAGCTTGCCCACCTAGGACAAAGAAACACCCGGCCCGTGTCACATGGCTCGTAGTGGTTCAGATCAATGGCTAGGTACAGAGCAACATCTAAGGACCCACTTTGTCTTTTCTTCTGGTCATTCGTGATATATTTCCATGCCTGCCCTTCTCCCATCTCGTGCTTCGAGCCTTTTGATTAAACACAGACGGACGATGATGAACGTGAGTAGTGCGAAAAAACGACAGCTTAAACTAAAGtaattcattgaaaaaaatCAGAGGAATATTGTGGAAAAGTGAAAGATGACACTAAAATTAGATTTCTACAATTCAATGGCTAGCTACAGAGCAATATCTTAGAACCCGTTGACCCTGTAGAGGGATCTCAGAACGTGGGTCATCGGGCATCTGGGCCTGCGATCCAAGAAATCCGAACAAGTTCGACAATTCACGAGCAAGAAGCCCAGACATCACACGAAGAGCATATGAATGCTGGATTGAAGACAATAACACCAGCTGCTTGCATAATCCTTATGCTGCTCTTCTGGACCGAGGCACTAAGTTACTTCTGCTTTCTTGTCGGCTTTCTTGCTGCAATGCTTCATTGGAGCTCGTCACGTGCCCGGAAATGAGCTGCCTGTGGTGGAAAGAATTATGAAGGCACACACGACGGAGAGCGAGAAAACCGACACCCAAGTGTTCTCAGTGTACATCTCCATTGCATCGGTGAAAGAAAATCTAGTGCGGTTTTCGGCCCAGTTGCGAAGTCGGTCAGCCTCTGCAGCGTACAAAGCCCTCCCCTGCAGCAGTAATAGCGTGCATTCAATTTATCTTGGTCGAGAGTGAATGATTCAGAAGTTATGAGACCACACCATCAGCAGACTTCACCAACAATAATGATGTAGTTAATTTCTCAACTCTGGTCAATACACTGAATAACGTTTGCATGATTTTCATTACAAGATCCATCAAGACCAATATTGTCTAGCAGCCACTCTGTTTGACACACAAACTTAAAATCTGCAACAAGGTTGACGGCGCATTCGCAACGATTCTATTTTTCTAGGTGATAAGAACATAATTTAGGCAAGCGAATTGATGACGCTCAAACTCTGTTATTGGTTTCGCAACAGAGAATTCGAAATAAAATGTTGCAGCACCAACATGATTTGAAGTTGTCACTATGTGCTGCATCATTCAAACAAATGCTTTCACTGAATAAATTACCTGATCATCGAACCAGCGACCTCGTCGCAACCACGCAGTGATTAAAGCCAGTAAGATTCTAGGAGGGGTTAAATAATTGATCGCCTTGCCCGTCCCTTTTACAACTCGCATCCGAGGAACTAGACTTCTAGCAACCGTTTCAGGAAGCTCACAAATAATGTTGAACATTTGCTTGTTCTGAATTGTCGAGCCACTACAAATTACAAACACATTGAAAAGGTTAGCCCATCACTTAATACTGAACCATGTCCAAGGGACCTAAATAAGAAATAATGGATCTGATAGTTCATTCTCTACTATTAATCAAAATACTcggacaaaaaaatgtttagaatgaTCAAATAAACCACATCCACTGGAGAGCCCAAGACATGTATATAAGACTGCAAATGCATGGTATAGAAGACAAGATTGGATTCATGACTACCTCAGAAGTAAATCTGTGAGAACCATGCCAGGAGATGCAGTATGAACTCCCACCTTCGACCGCTTGCACTCCTTAAGGAGTGATGACTGAAGCTGCCGCAGACCACACTTTGTTGACCCATAGCTACAAATAAACAGATGAACAGTTACAATCAGTTCCTGAGAACCCCAGTGATAACATCTCTTCGTAAGTCCAGAACAAAGAGTTAAGTTGGTCAGAGTGTGCATAAGGGAAAAATTTAATGTTAGATGAAGAATGAAACCTACACAGCCGTCAAAGGAGTACTTGATCCGCCAGACCCTGCCCCATCCATGTTAAATACGTGGCCCCCCTTACACTGGTTTTTCATCACGCGCATGGCTTCTCGAGTACAAAGTATTGAGCCGACTAGGTTTGTTGATACGATCTATTGCATGTCCACAATCAGATAGTTTGCATCAAGCTGAATTCGTACAACAACATGAGCAAGTATAGGGTTTCTCTTTGCTTTTCGCTTTTCTTGACTTTATTTAAAATGCACGAGATTTTCTGACCATTATCACATTGGGTAAGGCCACTTATGAGGGCTAAAGCAAAACCATTTTAGAAATATGAGACTTAACAAATGTCGAAAAACGATAAAATGTTCGAGTCGTACATAGATTCTTAAGAGCCACCactcaaaaaatgaaagttgaacAGAGTTACCTGTTGAATATCTTCATCAGAGAACTGCAGCAACGGTCTAAATCCTTTGTTTATGCCAGCATTGTTTatctgaaaatttgaaaagcacAATGTTGAAACAACTAGTGCACCACATGGAATTTATTGGATACAGACTTAGAAAGGACAGTGGTTATTGCACCAACATAATTGATTTTTATGTGGCAGATTTGAAGTCCTTAACATGTTCAGCAGACAACAACAGAGGATAGAAAAGTACCACCAGGAAAAATACAGACTTCTTGATTATCAAGACGTAACCAAGCTGAAGGAGGGGAGTAACAATAAGCCAAGAGATTTCCAAGAAGATTAGCTTAAAAGGGtcaaagagattaaaaaaaagaaaaagaaaaacctcatCTGTTCCACTTTCCTATTGTGTCATTCCTGAATGAGCTTAGTCATCAAGATTTTTAAAGGCTGCAACGAGAATGTAAATTTCCAGTGGTGCATTAAGAAGAGAAGCCTGCAGAAAGTTACCACTTGGATAGGAAATGAGCATCACAAACTAAGAGCACTCACCCAAATGTCTATAGAACCAAGCTTACTAACAGCAAAATCCGCCAAATTCTGCACATTTTCAGGGTTACAAACATCACATGGTATTCCCACCACTTTTGCATGTGCCAAACTTGTCTTAGATGAGCCACTCACGGCCTGTTTCGCTTCCATTAAGTTCTGTTCAAGCTCTTTGACGGTCATGTCCACAGACTCGGGGCTGCCTTCACAAGAACCAAACTGTGATGAGGACCCGATTGACATTTGAAACCAAGCATATGCCATAGAATTGATAGCGGGTGATACATATTACTGTTTCAAAAGGATCACCTTCTAGAAGCAATGATGACACGGTCACCAGAAAGAAGAAATTCGCGAGCAAGTGCCTTTCCCAGCCCTCTCGTACTGCATCAGCCAGCGACGATATTTTAGAAGGATGTTCACAAACAACAATTAATCGTATCATTCGTCTCACAGATGTCACCTCCAGCTACATACAGATCTTTCTTCTGAAAACAGTAGGAACTGACCTAAAGACCAATGAACTGGAGGTCGCTGAGTCATAGAGCTCTTATTAAAGAACGCTCAATGACTTTGCCACAGGGATTGAGAATAAACAAAGAGTGAATATGCCTGCATTGCAGAGAGAGAACTACCTTCCAGTGATGACCACATTACGCGGACCAGCTCGACAATGGTCATCTAACACCATGTTAGCACCAATCATTGTTCCAATTATAACCCCTCCTAGCCAGCTATACCAGATCAATGTATCCAGTTGACTATCTCCACCTTTAAAAGTTATGGACACAATTAGATAATTGCATTGCTATACATGAAGCATCAACTTGAATGATAACCCTACATGAGACATGCATCATATGTGATAGTCGATGCATTCAACAATATGGTGAAAATTGCATTTGGCTAACCTGACATCTGAAAACCAACCACAAGAATCACTCCAGTGCTCATCATGGTTATAATGTATCTTCCAATTTGAAGAGCagcctgagagagagagagagagagagaggattttcaaTTAGAAAAGGAACTTGATGAATTTGAAATCATGCACATAACTGAGGTATAATCCGTATAAGTAAATTAACATGAACAATCATAGCAAGAAGAAAATTAGTGAAAacagtcaacaaaaaaaaaattaaattgttctGAGGTAGCTGAACTACAAATTGTGCTTATGTTGAGCTACTTGCCATGGATTTCCTGCCTATTAATCATCTTAACAGAAGAAAACTAGTGAAAACACTCCACAGTTTGGGTCCTCAGTACATCTTCCGGAACTCCAAATCACAAATTAAGTATAATATCGCGGGAAGACAAGCAATGTCCACTTTTTCATAGTAAAAAATAACTATTTCCACAAAATTACCTCATCCAGAAGCATAAAAAGAGCACTCAAATTCAATCGACGAACACACAATTTACCTCCAAAATCCTACTTCATCCACGATGAGCAATTCGCAAGAAGCAATTTAAACAACACCAGCATACAAATAGACAGTTCATGCACACTCACAGAGGAAAAGATCTCCTCAAGCCTGGCCGCTGATTTGCTGTAATCGTCCTTCCATTTCGAACCCACTTGAGAACAACCCACAAAAACAGCCCTCATCGACTCCAAGATCCCACTTCTCTCACTCTCCACCTCCACCTCATCTTCCTTCGATTTCTCACCATTCCTCTGTCTGTTCCCATCTTCTTCGCTCCTGAACGACCTGCACTGATGTCGCACGCAGAACCCACTCCGCTTCCCGAACAATTTCGAACCCGAACAGCTAAAACCCGGCAAGAACACTCGTGGGTTCTCTCTAAAACTGACGAATTGATGATCAAACCTTCCCGGGCACAAATGAAGCTTGGTCACTGTGGCCATCAATGAGCGAATGAGAGCAAGAACTAGAACCTTGAGCTCATGCAAAGTGTCCTTCCAACTATATCGGCGGACTGATATTTCTTCCTTTCCCGTATTGCCAACAACTAACGTGAGATTTTGGGAAATTAATGATTGGGCAAAGCCGTCAAAAAAATCTACGAGAAGAGGAGAAGATACGAGGTGGATCCAGGGACGGAGGGAGGAATGTGACGACCACACGTTAAAGCAACCCAATCCTGCACGTACGTGCGACGCACGTGGCGACGTGGGTCTGGTTTCTTGGAGTCCCTTTTACGTATGATGAAGAGAGAAAGCGGATGGTGGCCGTATCTTTCAAGCAATTTGAAGGCAAATCAATCTGGTGTTAGAGTGATTGTTAAGGTAACTACCTGGTGTATACAGTTACCACTTTGAATAAAACAGAAATAACTACCATTTAGGCTCCGCAATCAATGCTGGACGAGCGATTTGCTTATGGTAAAGTGAATCATGCTGCAattccaagaagaagaagaagaaattgattTCCAGCAGACAAAAAATTAGGCAGAACCGGTGGAAATTAGGTGGAATGAATGTGACTTGAGAACTGGTCGTCAATATTGGAGATTTTGTTTACTTGCCTCTTTTCCCTCTATGATTTGACCGCTAGAGTTTGATAGCATAGCTGTAATTAATTTATGCTACAATTTCATCCTGTTGTGTCACCAAACTTTCGACATAACAAGTCAATCAAAATCGAGATACTGAACGTATATAATGTCAAAGAGTTACACAAAA
This genomic interval from Rhodamnia argentea isolate NSW1041297 chromosome 4, ASM2092103v1, whole genome shotgun sequence contains the following:
- the LOC115740638 gene encoding probable chlorophyll(ide) b reductase NYC1, chloroplastic — protein: MATVTKLHLCPGRFDHQFVSFRENPRVFLPGFSCSGSKLFGKRSGFCVRHQCRSFRSEEDGNRQRNGEKSKEDEVEVESERSGILESMRAVFVGCSQVGSKWKDDYSKSAARLEEIFSSAALQIGRYIITMMSTGVILVVGFQMSGGDSQLDTLIWYSWLGGVIIGTMIGANMVLDDHCRAGPRNVVITGSTRGLGKALAREFLLSGDRVIIASRSPESVDMTVKELEQNLMEAKQAVSGSSKTSLAHAKVVGIPCDVCNPENVQNLADFAVSKLGSIDIWINNAGINKGFRPLLQFSDEDIQQIVSTNLVGSILCTREAMRVMKNQCKGGHVFNMDGAGSGGSSTPLTAVYGSTKCGLRQLQSSLLKECKRSKVGVHTASPGMVLTDLLLSGSTIQNKQMFNIICELPETVARSLVPRMRVVKGTGKAINYLTPPRILLALITAWLRRGRWFDDQGRALYAAEADRLRNWAENRTRFSFTDAMEMYTENTWVSVFSLSVVCAFIILSTTGSSFPGT